A region of Crenobacter cavernae DNA encodes the following proteins:
- a CDS encoding pyridoxamine 5'-phosphate oxidase family protein, which produces MTRHEIYEFLRLNDHAVLATVGADGRPEAALVGFIVTPALELVLDTSQLSRKYQNLRLNPQVALVIGWKDKVTLQYEGTACEPVGDELAHCKQAYFAHFPDGPEREGWPDIAYLLVRPRWLRYSDFGREPPQIVEMTLAD; this is translated from the coding sequence ATGACCCGGCACGAGATCTACGAATTCCTGCGGCTCAACGACCACGCCGTCCTGGCGACGGTCGGCGCCGACGGCCGCCCGGAGGCGGCGCTGGTCGGCTTCATCGTCACGCCGGCGCTGGAGCTGGTGCTCGACACCAGCCAGCTGTCGCGCAAGTACCAGAACCTGCGGCTCAACCCGCAGGTCGCGCTGGTGATCGGCTGGAAGGACAAGGTGACGCTGCAGTACGAGGGGACGGCGTGCGAGCCGGTCGGCGACGAGTTGGCGCACTGCAAACAGGCCTACTTCGCGCATTTTCCGGATGGACCGGAGCGCGAAGGTTGGCCCGATATCGCCTATCTGCTGGTCCGCCCGCGCTGGCTGCGCTACAGCGACTTCGGTCGCGAGCCGCCGCAGATCGTCGAGATGACCTTGGCGGATTGA
- a CDS encoding tyrosine-type recombinase/integrase — translation MNKPLPALLPSTDLARRRAPGAALIGARDDAEAVALWLAEHHDSPRTLASYRKETERFLLWLAERGRGLSGVMRDDVLAYQAFLADPQPAWRWVGPSRPREHAEWKPFGGPLSPGSVRHSVTVLGALFAYLNDAAYLAGNPFRLKKRRQSAVRTTGVERHLDKDCWQTVLTTLDALPTDTPRERDHAERARWLFALLYLSGARRSEIADAKMGDWFERRGRWWWRIHGKGGVTADVPVSDALFAALTRYRARLGLAARPLPGEDVPLVCRITGRGARRFAPLSDKAIYLIVKTVFARAAETAPADKRETLLAATTHWLRHTAASHQLDAGVPLLLVSQNLRHASLQTTRRYLHSEDDARHEASRDLDWRPTEP, via the coding sequence ATGAACAAGCCCTTGCCCGCCCTTCTTCCATCCACCGACCTTGCCAGGCGGCGCGCGCCCGGCGCCGCACTGATCGGCGCCCGCGACGACGCCGAGGCGGTCGCGCTATGGCTGGCCGAGCACCACGACTCGCCGCGCACGCTCGCGAGCTACCGCAAGGAGACCGAGCGTTTTCTTCTGTGGTTGGCCGAGCGCGGCAGGGGCCTGTCCGGTGTGATGCGCGATGACGTGCTCGCCTATCAGGCTTTTCTCGCCGATCCGCAGCCCGCTTGGCGCTGGGTCGGGCCGAGCCGGCCGCGCGAGCACGCAGAATGGAAGCCGTTCGGCGGCCCGTTGTCGCCCGGCAGTGTGCGCCACAGCGTCACCGTGCTCGGCGCGCTGTTCGCCTACCTGAACGACGCGGCCTACCTGGCGGGCAACCCGTTCCGCTTGAAAAAGCGGCGGCAGTCGGCGGTGCGAACCACGGGCGTCGAACGCCATCTCGACAAGGACTGCTGGCAGACGGTTCTGACCACGCTCGACGCGCTGCCTACAGACACGCCGCGTGAACGCGACCACGCCGAGCGCGCGCGCTGGCTGTTCGCGCTGCTTTACCTGTCAGGCGCGCGGCGCAGCGAGATCGCCGACGCGAAGATGGGCGACTGGTTCGAGCGGCGCGGCCGCTGGTGGTGGCGCATCCACGGCAAGGGTGGCGTCACCGCCGACGTGCCGGTCTCCGACGCGCTGTTTGCCGCGCTGACCCGCTACCGCGCCCGCCTCGGCCTCGCAGCCCGCCCCTTGCCAGGCGAAGACGTGCCGCTCGTCTGCCGTATCACAGGCCGTGGCGCGCGCCGCTTCGCGCCGCTGTCGGACAAGGCGATCTACCTGATCGTCAAGACGGTGTTCGCGCGCGCCGCCGAAACGGCGCCGGCCGACAAGCGCGAGACGCTGCTCGCCGCGACGACGCACTGGCTGCGCCACACCGCCGCCAGCCATCAGCTCGACGCCGGCGTGCCGCTGCTGCTGGTCAGCCAGAATCTGCGCCACGCCAGCCTGCAGACGACGCGCCGTTACCTGCACAGCGAGGACGACGCGCGCCACGAGGCGAGCCGCGACCTCGACTGGCGGCCGACCGAGCCCTGA
- a CDS encoding ABC transporter ATP-binding protein — MQPLKKLFDHARRYRRDAWLASLYSVTNKLFDILPEVLIGVAVDVVVSRQDSFLARLGFVDVKVQLVVLGALTVLIWGFESLFEYLYSVKWRKLAQSLQHDLRLETYHHVQKLEMAWFEQKKSGQLMAVMNDDINQMERFLNGGANSILQVLSSTVLVSAVFFALSPKLAAIALAPMPLILYGTFWFQRRLAPRYAAVREAAGDINARLANNLSGIATIKSYAAEEFEAAHVEAASDAYRDKNVEAIRLSSAITPVIRIAILAGFVTTLVYGGWMALSGELAVGSYSVLVFLTQRLLWPLTGLAEIADLYQRSMASIARVLHLVDTPIGIPYAGRALPRDGVAGSVEFRDVDFAYGLESGSAPTLFGVDLAIPAGQTVGIVGSTGSGKSTLIKLLLRFYTPRSGHVLLDGEDIASADLQDLRRLIGYVSQEPFLTDGSIADNIAYGTPGATPGQIEAAARAAEAHEFIARLPQGYDTEVGERGQRLSGGQRQRIALARAILKNPPVLILDEATSAVDNETEAAIQRSLAQVAKGRTTIVIAHRLSTVRQADRIWVMEHGRIVESGHHDELLEKDGVYAGLWRLQTGERLAEA; from the coding sequence ATGCAACCGTTGAAAAAACTGTTCGACCACGCGCGCCGCTACCGGCGCGACGCGTGGCTCGCATCCCTGTACTCGGTCACCAACAAGCTGTTCGACATCCTGCCCGAGGTGCTGATCGGCGTCGCGGTCGACGTCGTCGTCAGCCGCCAGGACTCCTTTCTCGCGCGGCTCGGCTTCGTCGACGTGAAGGTGCAGCTGGTCGTGCTCGGCGCGCTGACGGTGCTGATCTGGGGGTTCGAGTCGTTGTTCGAGTACCTGTACTCGGTGAAGTGGCGCAAGCTCGCGCAGAGCCTGCAGCACGACCTGAGGCTCGAGACCTATCACCATGTACAGAAGCTCGAGATGGCGTGGTTCGAGCAGAAGAAGAGCGGCCAGCTGATGGCGGTGATGAACGACGACATCAACCAGATGGAGCGCTTCCTCAACGGAGGCGCCAACAGCATCCTGCAGGTGCTGTCGTCGACCGTGCTGGTCAGCGCGGTGTTCTTCGCGCTGTCGCCGAAGCTCGCCGCGATCGCGCTGGCGCCGATGCCGCTGATCCTGTACGGCACCTTCTGGTTCCAGCGCCGCCTGGCGCCGCGCTACGCGGCGGTGCGCGAGGCGGCCGGCGACATCAACGCGCGGCTTGCCAACAACCTGTCGGGCATCGCGACGATCAAGAGTTACGCCGCCGAGGAATTCGAGGCCGCGCACGTCGAGGCCGCTAGCGACGCCTACCGCGACAAGAACGTCGAGGCGATCCGGCTGTCGAGCGCGATCACGCCGGTGATCCGCATCGCCATCCTCGCCGGCTTCGTCACCACACTGGTGTACGGTGGCTGGATGGCACTGTCGGGCGAACTGGCCGTCGGCAGCTACAGCGTGCTCGTCTTCCTGACCCAGCGCCTGTTGTGGCCGCTGACCGGCCTGGCCGAGATCGCCGACCTCTACCAGCGCTCGATGGCGTCGATCGCCCGCGTGCTGCACCTGGTCGACACGCCGATCGGCATCCCGTACGCCGGCCGCGCGCTGCCGCGCGACGGCGTCGCCGGTTCGGTCGAATTCCGTGACGTCGACTTCGCCTATGGCCTGGAATCTGGCTCAGCCCCGACGCTCTTCGGCGTCGACCTCGCGATTCCCGCCGGCCAGACGGTCGGCATCGTCGGCAGCACCGGCTCGGGCAAGAGCACGCTGATCAAGCTCTTGCTGCGCTTTTATACGCCGCGGAGCGGTCACGTGCTGCTCGACGGCGAGGACATCGCCTCGGCCGACCTCCAGGACTTGAGGCGCCTGATCGGCTACGTGAGCCAGGAGCCCTTCCTGACCGACGGCAGCATCGCCGACAACATAGCCTACGGTACGCCGGGCGCGACGCCGGGTCAGATCGAGGCTGCGGCGCGCGCCGCCGAGGCGCACGAATTCATCGCGCGGCTGCCGCAGGGCTACGACACCGAGGTCGGGGAGCGCGGCCAGCGCCTGTCGGGCGGGCAGAGGCAGCGCATCGCGCTCGCGCGCGCGATCCTGAAGAACCCGCCGGTGCTGATCCTCGACGAGGCGACGTCGGCGGTCGACAACGAGACCGAGGCGGCGATCCAGCGCTCGCTGGCCCAGGTCGCGAAGGGACGTACGACGATCGTGATCGCGCACCGGCTGTCGACGGTGCGCCAGGCCGACCGCATCTGGGTGATGGAGCACGGCCGCATCGTCGAGTCGGGTCATCACGATGAGCTGCTGGAAAAGGACGGGGTCTACGCCGGGCTATGGCGGCTGCAGACGGGGGAAAGGCTGGCCGAGGCTTGA
- a CDS encoding imelysin family protein, whose product MSLRHTLIASALLALTLGQPATAADATPAAVAENYANIVHASYSDSLAAAKALQAAIDRFVAAPSEAGLADAKKAWLAAREPYGQTEAFRFYGGPIDDDKGPEGRINAWPLDEAYIDGVKGKPKAGIVNAKGPITKQQLAKLNERGGEENISTGFHAIEFLLWGQDFNPNGPGERAYTDFVDGKAPSAERRRAYLKTVSDLLVDDLNTVAGAWTPDAANYRAKFVKDPEALRKMLVGIGVLSRAELAGERIEVALDSKNQEDEHSCFSDNTHRDIVANATGIQNVWLGQYRRVDGSVVKGASLKDLVAAKNAKIAEKTSADIAATVAAAGSIQAPFDQEIVKADGRKRVTATVNALKKQANDLVEAAGALGIKRLNVKG is encoded by the coding sequence ATGAGCTTGCGCCACACCCTGATCGCCTCCGCCCTCCTCGCGCTGACCCTCGGCCAGCCCGCGACCGCCGCCGACGCGACGCCGGCCGCCGTCGCGGAAAACTACGCCAACATCGTCCACGCCAGCTACAGCGATTCGCTCGCCGCCGCCAAGGCGCTGCAGGCGGCGATCGACCGCTTCGTCGCCGCGCCGTCCGAGGCCGGCCTCGCCGACGCGAAAAAAGCCTGGCTCGCCGCGCGCGAACCGTACGGCCAGACCGAAGCGTTCCGCTTCTACGGCGGCCCGATCGACGACGACAAGGGCCCGGAAGGCCGCATCAACGCGTGGCCGCTCGACGAGGCATATATCGACGGCGTGAAGGGCAAGCCGAAGGCCGGCATCGTCAACGCCAAGGGCCCGATCACCAAGCAGCAGCTGGCCAAGCTTAACGAGCGCGGCGGCGAGGAAAACATCAGCACCGGTTTCCACGCGATCGAATTCCTGCTGTGGGGCCAGGATTTCAATCCGAACGGCCCGGGCGAGCGCGCGTACACCGACTTCGTCGACGGCAAAGCGCCGAGCGCCGAACGCCGTCGCGCGTATCTGAAGACCGTGTCCGACCTCTTGGTCGACGACCTGAACACCGTCGCCGGCGCGTGGACGCCTGACGCCGCCAACTACCGCGCGAAGTTCGTGAAAGACCCGGAAGCGCTGCGCAAGATGCTGGTCGGCATCGGCGTGCTGAGCCGCGCGGAACTCGCCGGCGAGCGCATCGAAGTCGCTCTCGACTCGAAGAACCAGGAAGACGAACACTCGTGCTTCTCGGACAACACCCACCGCGACATCGTCGCCAACGCGACCGGCATCCAGAACGTGTGGCTCGGCCAGTACCGCCGTGTCGACGGCAGCGTGGTCAAGGGTGCCAGCCTGAAGGACCTCGTTGCGGCGAAGAACGCCAAGATCGCCGAGAAGACCAGCGCCGACATCGCCGCCACCGTCGCGGCGGCCGGCTCGATCCAGGCGCCGTTCGACCAGGAGATCGTCAAGGCCGACGGCCGCAAGCGCGTCACGGCGACCGTCAACGCGCTGAAGAAGCAGGCGAACGACCTCGTCGAGGCGGCCGGCGCGCTCGGCATCAAGAGGCTGAACGTCAAGGGCTAA
- a CDS encoding di-heme oxidoredictase family protein, which translates to MKNKLLIAAALPVALSLAGFGAAEVAAYRSGDEKLGGDTTVYETGRNAFSLPAANMASERQTRFFIGNSFFKKAWVEAPSSTTARDGLGPHFIARSCGACHAFDGRGETPAFENGLQSEQPMALLFRLSIPKGNGTALEPNYGGQFNNDAVPGVKPEGKVDIRYTERSGRYADGEPYSLAVPDYRFTELGYGPMHLQVQVSPRIAPQMIGLGLIEAIRDEDIVANAEKQKNDPDGVSGRPNRVPDAFAKQTVIGRFGWKANVGSIAHQSAGAFNGDMGITSPPFPAEECMPSQQDCQKAVRGGHPEIDAKKLDAVIFYSRTLAVPAQRNADRLDVRRGAWLFNEARCTTCHTPGYTTGVLKNLPEVSKQRIRPYTDLLLHDMGEGLADNRPDALATGREWKTPPLWGIGLFNDVNGHTRYLHDGRARNLAEAILWHGGEAEASRKRFANFSKADRGALIAFLDSL; encoded by the coding sequence ATGAAAAACAAGCTCCTGATCGCCGCCGCGCTGCCGGTTGCCCTGTCGCTGGCGGGCTTCGGCGCCGCCGAAGTCGCCGCCTACCGAAGCGGCGACGAAAAACTGGGCGGAGACACGACCGTCTACGAGACCGGCCGCAACGCCTTCTCGCTGCCGGCCGCCAATATGGCGAGCGAGCGCCAGACGCGCTTCTTCATCGGCAACTCCTTCTTCAAGAAGGCGTGGGTCGAGGCGCCGTCGTCGACCACCGCGCGCGACGGCCTCGGCCCGCACTTCATCGCCCGCTCCTGTGGCGCGTGCCACGCCTTTGACGGCCGCGGCGAGACGCCGGCTTTCGAGAACGGACTGCAGTCCGAGCAGCCGATGGCGCTGCTGTTCCGTTTGTCCATCCCGAAGGGCAACGGGACCGCGCTCGAACCGAACTACGGCGGCCAGTTCAATAACGACGCGGTGCCGGGCGTGAAGCCCGAGGGCAAGGTCGATATCCGCTATACAGAACGATCCGGGCGCTACGCCGACGGCGAACCCTACAGCCTCGCCGTTCCCGACTACCGCTTCACCGAGCTCGGCTACGGGCCGATGCACCTGCAGGTCCAGGTGTCGCCGCGCATCGCGCCGCAGATGATAGGCCTGGGCCTGATCGAGGCAATCCGCGACGAGGACATCGTCGCCAATGCCGAGAAGCAGAAGAACGACCCCGACGGCGTGTCCGGCCGCCCGAACCGCGTACCCGACGCGTTCGCGAAGCAAACCGTGATCGGCCGCTTCGGCTGGAAGGCCAATGTCGGCAGCATCGCGCACCAGTCGGCCGGCGCCTTCAACGGCGACATGGGGATCACCTCGCCGCCGTTCCCGGCAGAGGAATGCATGCCGTCGCAGCAGGACTGCCAGAAAGCCGTGCGCGGCGGGCATCCCGAGATCGACGCGAAGAAGCTCGACGCGGTGATCTTCTACAGCCGGACCCTGGCCGTGCCGGCGCAACGCAACGCCGACCGTCTCGACGTGCGCCGCGGCGCATGGCTGTTCAACGAGGCGCGCTGCACGACCTGCCACACGCCGGGCTACACCACCGGTGTGCTCAAGAACCTCCCCGAGGTGTCGAAGCAGCGCATCCGCCCGTACACCGACCTGTTGCTGCACGATATGGGCGAGGGGCTGGCCGATAACCGTCCGGACGCGCTCGCGACCGGCCGCGAATGGAAGACACCGCCCTTGTGGGGCATCGGCCTGTTCAACGACGTGAACGGCCACACGCGCTACCTGCACGACGGCCGCGCGCGCAACCTTGCCGAAGCCATCCTGTGGCACGGTGGCGAGGCCGAAGCGAGCCGCAAGCGCTTCGCCAATTTTTCCAAGGCCGACCGCGGCGCGCTGATCGCCTTCCTCGATTCCCTGTAA
- a CDS encoding imelysin family protein: MKRLLLIAALLAAPPAMAAATAEQEAAAERLLSGWATSPLLASIERFASRSAALEPAFESLCAKPADAKRLAGARAAWQSAYLAWMPVSSFNWGPTALRRTGRQLAFRPARAELITAAITADAGRKADEWDKVGVPAKGFAAIEALLYKQPKSLAEPAACAYLVRLGKEAGDEAKGLAADWRTFADELKHAGEPRAKAYPKASAAVGDVVNLLIAATTELGEKTFGKIAKQKTDSVLGAASGNGRALVAAQWQGLAEVVIGKDGGLAAYLDTQYEKPVLARQLRDAIAGGKGAIAALPANLAAARPAQLDKARAAVARLQDLLENPAAQALDLTVSFNEADGD, translated from the coding sequence ATGAAACGACTGCTTCTGATCGCGGCGCTGCTGGCCGCGCCACCGGCGATGGCCGCCGCCACCGCCGAGCAGGAGGCCGCCGCCGAGCGCCTCCTGTCCGGCTGGGCGACGAGCCCGCTGCTCGCCAGCATCGAGCGTTTCGCCAGCCGCAGCGCGGCGCTCGAACCGGCGTTCGAGTCGCTATGCGCGAAACCGGCCGATGCCAAGCGCCTCGCCGGTGCCCGCGCCGCCTGGCAGAGCGCCTACCTCGCGTGGATGCCGGTCTCCAGCTTCAACTGGGGCCCGACCGCGCTCAGACGCACCGGCCGCCAGCTCGCGTTCCGCCCGGCGCGCGCCGAGCTGATTACCGCCGCGATCACGGCCGACGCCGGCCGCAAGGCCGACGAATGGGACAAGGTCGGCGTGCCGGCCAAGGGCTTCGCCGCGATCGAGGCGCTGCTTTATAAACAACCCAAGAGCTTGGCCGAGCCCGCCGCCTGCGCCTACCTGGTCCGGCTCGGCAAGGAAGCCGGCGATGAGGCGAAGGGGCTCGCTGCCGACTGGCGCACCTTCGCCGACGAGCTCAAGCACGCCGGTGAGCCGCGCGCCAAGGCCTATCCGAAGGCGAGCGCCGCCGTGGGCGACGTCGTCAACCTGCTGATCGCCGCGACCACCGAACTCGGCGAAAAGACCTTCGGCAAGATCGCCAAGCAGAAAACCGACAGCGTGCTCGGCGCCGCCAGTGGCAACGGCCGCGCGCTGGTCGCCGCGCAATGGCAAGGGTTGGCCGAGGTCGTGATCGGCAAAGACGGTGGCCTCGCCGCCTACCTCGACACGCAATACGAAAAACCGGTGCTCGCGCGCCAGTTGCGCGACGCGATCGCAGGCGGCAAGGGTGCGATCGCCGCCTTGCCGGCCAACCTCGCCGCCGCCCGGCCCGCCCAACTCGACAAGGCGCGCGCCGCCGTCGCCCGCCTGCAGGACCTGCTCGAGAACCCTGCCGCACAGGCGCTCGATTTGACGGTGAGCTTCAATGAAGCCGACGGCGACTGA
- a CDS encoding DUF1513 domain-containing protein, whose protein sequence is MKPTATDPARRRVLKGALALTLGAAFPLPVPAGETPLTLLAAWNVGRRSFAGRLPAGDADLDGAPLPTRGHHLAPIPGRPGEMLVFARRPGRTISRIAWNEGRELARYDYPEERHGFGHGIFAPDGALYTTDSDVDTGNGLIARRDPGTLATLAEWPSGGIGPHELVPLADGRLLVANGGILTLPETGRLKLNRGSMAPSLVVFEPRTGKIDASFTLPDNRLSIRHLAKAADGSVGVALQYEGDVPNPAVMARFHPRDGLSLLGAPSEVQAPARGYAASVAGNGRRFAATCPKGDAVLVWESDGAYAGSVAIPQASGIAATPDGNRFVVSSETGLIAQFDADTLAPRPELERRFPVRWDNHLSLVAG, encoded by the coding sequence ATGAAGCCGACGGCGACTGATCCGGCGCGCCGGCGCGTGCTGAAAGGCGCGCTGGCGCTCACGCTCGGCGCGGCGTTCCCGCTGCCGGTGCCGGCCGGAGAAACGCCGCTGACCTTGCTCGCCGCGTGGAACGTCGGCAGGCGCTCGTTCGCCGGCCGGCTGCCGGCCGGCGACGCCGACCTCGACGGCGCACCGCTGCCGACGCGCGGCCATCACCTCGCGCCGATACCCGGCCGGCCGGGCGAAATGCTCGTGTTCGCACGCCGCCCGGGGCGCACCATTTCGCGCATCGCGTGGAACGAGGGCCGCGAACTCGCGCGCTACGACTACCCGGAGGAACGCCACGGCTTCGGCCACGGCATCTTCGCACCGGACGGCGCGCTCTACACGACCGACAGCGACGTCGACACCGGCAACGGCCTGATCGCACGGCGCGACCCGGGAACGCTCGCAACGTTGGCCGAGTGGCCGTCGGGCGGCATCGGTCCGCACGAACTCGTGCCGCTGGCCGACGGGCGGCTGCTCGTCGCCAACGGCGGCATTCTCACGCTGCCCGAAACCGGCCGCCTCAAGCTCAACCGCGGCAGCATGGCGCCCAGCCTCGTCGTGTTCGAGCCGCGCACCGGCAAGATCGACGCGAGTTTTACCCTCCCCGACAATCGGCTGTCGATCCGTCACCTCGCCAAGGCGGCCGACGGCAGCGTCGGCGTCGCGCTGCAGTACGAGGGCGACGTGCCGAACCCGGCCGTGATGGCACGCTTCCACCCGCGTGACGGACTCAGCCTTCTCGGCGCGCCGAGCGAAGTACAGGCGCCGGCGCGCGGCTACGCGGCGAGCGTCGCCGGCAACGGCCGGCGCTTCGCCGCGACCTGCCCGAAAGGCGACGCGGTGCTGGTCTGGGAATCGGACGGCGCTTACGCCGGCAGCGTCGCCATCCCGCAGGCAAGCGGCATCGCGGCGACGCCCGACGGCAACCGCTTCGTCGTCAGCAGCGAAACCGGCCTGATCGCGCAGTTCGACGCCGACACGCTGGCGCCGCGCCCCGAGCTCGAGCGACGCTTCCCGGTGAGGTGGGACAACCATCTGAGCCTCGTCGCCGGCTGA
- a CDS encoding branched-chain amino acid ABC transporter substrate-binding protein has protein sequence MQFFRYTLIAAGVLALAACNESQDQAATGQPADAGEIVVKIGSANPLTGPFAHWGRDSDNGVKLAAEEANAEGITLDGKKVKFEVVSEDDQADPKVATQVAQRFVDAGVAGVIGHLTSGASIPASRLYSDAGIPMVAASVTSPKFTQQGYSNTFRIIANDTQQGEALAKFALGTLKAKKIAVIDDRTTYGQGLADDFARSVEAAGGKVVKREYTTNSSTDFMAILTSIKGEQPDLVFYGGMDAQAGPMVKQMAKVGLKAAFMGADGINTAEFIKLAGKNGENAYASSAGAPKAQMPGFASFNDKFKAKFNAEIQAYAPYTYDATRVLIDSMKRAGSAEPKQYLPELAKTKLEGVTGPIEFTPSGDIKNGTVALYQLKTGKWETVGAPAAKADASAAK, from the coding sequence ATGCAGTTCTTCCGCTACACCCTGATCGCCGCCGGCGTACTCGCGCTGGCCGCCTGCAACGAATCCCAAGACCAGGCCGCCACCGGCCAGCCGGCCGACGCCGGCGAGATCGTCGTCAAGATCGGCTCGGCCAACCCGCTGACCGGTCCGTTCGCCCACTGGGGGCGTGACAGCGACAACGGCGTGAAGCTCGCCGCCGAAGAAGCCAACGCCGAAGGCATCACGCTGGACGGCAAGAAGGTCAAGTTCGAAGTGGTGTCCGAAGACGACCAGGCCGACCCGAAGGTCGCGACCCAGGTCGCGCAGCGCTTCGTCGACGCCGGCGTCGCCGGCGTGATCGGCCACCTGACGTCGGGCGCCTCGATCCCGGCGTCGCGCCTCTACTCCGACGCCGGCATCCCGATGGTCGCCGCCTCGGTCACCAGCCCGAAATTCACCCAGCAGGGCTACAGCAACACCTTCCGCATCATCGCCAACGACACGCAGCAGGGCGAGGCGCTCGCCAAGTTCGCGCTCGGCACGCTGAAGGCGAAGAAGATCGCGGTGATCGACGACCGCACCACCTACGGCCAGGGCCTGGCCGACGACTTCGCCCGATCGGTGGAAGCCGCCGGCGGCAAGGTCGTCAAGCGCGAGTACACGACCAACAGCTCGACCGACTTCATGGCGATCCTGACGTCGATCAAGGGCGAACAGCCGGATCTGGTGTTCTACGGCGGCATGGACGCGCAGGCCGGCCCGATGGTCAAGCAGATGGCCAAGGTCGGCCTGAAGGCGGCCTTCATGGGCGCCGACGGCATCAACACCGCCGAGTTCATCAAGCTCGCCGGCAAGAACGGCGAGAATGCGTACGCGTCGAGCGCCGGCGCGCCGAAGGCCCAGATGCCGGGCTTCGCTTCGTTCAACGACAAGTTCAAGGCCAAGTTCAACGCCGAGATCCAGGCTTACGCGCCGTACACCTACGACGCGACGCGCGTGCTGATCGACTCGATGAAGCGCGCCGGCTCGGCCGAGCCGAAGCAATACCTGCCGGAACTGGCCAAGACCAAGCTCGAAGGCGTGACCGGCCCGATCGAGTTCACGCCGAGCGGCGACATCAAGAACGGCACCGTCGCGCTGTACCAACTCAAGACCGGCAAGTGGGAAACCGTGGGCGCCCCGGCCGCCAAGGCCGACGCGTCTGCCGCCAAGTAA